From the genome of Apodemus sylvaticus chromosome 3, mApoSyl1.1, whole genome shotgun sequence, one region includes:
- the LOC127680330 gene encoding thymosin beta-10-like — MADKPDMGEIASVDKAKLKKTETQKKNALPTKETTDQEKRSEIP, encoded by the coding sequence ATGGCAGACAAGCCGGACATGGGGGAAATCGCCAGCGTCGATAAGGCCAAGCTGAAGAAAACCGAGACTCAGAAGAAGAACGCCTTGCCGACCAAAGAGACCACTGACCAGGAAAAGAGAAGTGAAATCCCCTAA